A section of the Oryzias melastigma strain HK-1 linkage group LG14, ASM292280v2, whole genome shotgun sequence genome encodes:
- the znf346 gene encoding zinc finger protein 346 isoform X1 — MAGSDDILCLSPELEKVHKMILEKEDLFSLSFCKVCSAVLLSKKQRLSHYTGRKHANKVRQYISLQNEKELLIKKQKTSDSQDGSNGDLDRTKACQLCNTIFTSKAVAESHYQGKFHAKRLKLEMTQVKLAGKASMADLPKEKPGLVVANVKGKYHNPERFCSICDASFNNPLMAQQHYKGRKHKKRMTRAKLMETYGFSSAQTPTLLSFKCVACNIEVNSISQYQSHLSGAKHRNQMKKSGGKNTTENQQSPEHTQGGSEPMDDQYTPADDRYTPANDQYTPANDRYTPADDEYTPADGRYTPANDRYTPANVRYTPADNRYTPADDHKTPVNNRYTSLDDQYTPGDDQYTPGDDQYTPGDDQYTPGDDQYTLADDQYGSDEEQYCIEDEQCAVPYQYTLEDGEFSELPQYT, encoded by the exons ATGGCGGGCAGCGACGATATCCTTTGCCTATCTCCGGAGCTGGAGAAGG TGCATAAAATGATCCTGGAAAAGGAGGACCTGTTTTCTCTCTCCTTCTGTAAAGTCTGCAGCGCTGTCCTACTTTCTAAGAAGCAGAGGTTGAGCCATTATACG ggTAGAAAACACGCCAACAAAGTGCGGCAGTATATCTCTCTGCAAAATGAGAAAGAACTGCTCATCAAGAAGCAGAAAACGTCCGACTCT CAGGATGGGAGCAACGGCGACTTGGACAGGACAAAGGCCTGTCAGTTATGCAACACCATCTTCACCTCGAAAGCTGTAGCCGAGTCTCACTATCAGGGCAAGTTTCACGCCAAGAGGCTGAAATTGGAAATGACTCAAGTAAAGCTTGCAG GTAAAGCCTCCATGGCGGATCTGCCAAAGGAAAAACCTGGACTTGTTGTAGCAAATGTGAAGGGGAAGTACCACAACCCGGAACGCTTCTGCTCCATCTGCGACGCCAGCTTCAACAACCCGCTCATGGCACAGCAGCACTACAAGGGCAGAAAGCACAAAAAACGAATGACGCGGGCCAAGCTGATGGAGACGTACGGCTTCTCCTCCGCACAAA CTCCCACACTGTTGAGCTTCAAGTGCGTCGCCTGCAACATCGAGGTCAACTCTATTAGTCAGTACCAGTCTCATCTAAGCGGTGCCAAACACAGGAATCA gATGAAGAAATCAGGTGGGAAGAACACGACGGAAAACCAGCAGTCACCAGAACACACGCAAGGAGGCAGCGAGCCCATGGACGACCAGTACACACCTGCAGACGACCGGTACACACCTGCAAACGACCAGTACACACCTGCAAACGACCGGTACACACCTGCAGATGATGAGTACACACCTGCAGACGGCCGGTACACACCTGCTAACGACCGGTACACACCTGCAAACGTCCGGTACACACCTGCGGACAATCGATACACACCTGCTGACGACCACAAGACACCTGTGAACAACCGCTACACTTCTTTGGACGACCAGTACACACCTGGAGACGACCAGTACACACCTGGAGACGACCAGTACACACCTGGAGACGACCAGTACACACCTGGAGACGACCAGTACACACTTGCAGATGACCAGTATGGTTCTGACGAAGAGCAGTACTGCATTGAGGATGAACAGTGTGCCGTTCCTTACCAGTACACCCTCGAAGACGGCGAGTTCTCCGAGCTGCCGCAGtacacctga
- the znf346 gene encoding zinc finger protein 346 isoform X2 has product MAGSDDILCLSPELEKVHKMILEKEDLFSLSFCKVCSAVLLSKKQRLSHYTGRKHANKVRQYISLQNEKELLIKKQKTSDSDGSNGDLDRTKACQLCNTIFTSKAVAESHYQGKFHAKRLKLEMTQVKLAGKASMADLPKEKPGLVVANVKGKYHNPERFCSICDASFNNPLMAQQHYKGRKHKKRMTRAKLMETYGFSSAQTPTLLSFKCVACNIEVNSISQYQSHLSGAKHRNQMKKSGGKNTTENQQSPEHTQGGSEPMDDQYTPADDRYTPANDQYTPANDRYTPADDEYTPADGRYTPANDRYTPANVRYTPADNRYTPADDHKTPVNNRYTSLDDQYTPGDDQYTPGDDQYTPGDDQYTPGDDQYTLADDQYGSDEEQYCIEDEQCAVPYQYTLEDGEFSELPQYT; this is encoded by the exons ATGGCGGGCAGCGACGATATCCTTTGCCTATCTCCGGAGCTGGAGAAGG TGCATAAAATGATCCTGGAAAAGGAGGACCTGTTTTCTCTCTCCTTCTGTAAAGTCTGCAGCGCTGTCCTACTTTCTAAGAAGCAGAGGTTGAGCCATTATACG ggTAGAAAACACGCCAACAAAGTGCGGCAGTATATCTCTCTGCAAAATGAGAAAGAACTGCTCATCAAGAAGCAGAAAACGTCCGACTCT GATGGGAGCAACGGCGACTTGGACAGGACAAAGGCCTGTCAGTTATGCAACACCATCTTCACCTCGAAAGCTGTAGCCGAGTCTCACTATCAGGGCAAGTTTCACGCCAAGAGGCTGAAATTGGAAATGACTCAAGTAAAGCTTGCAG GTAAAGCCTCCATGGCGGATCTGCCAAAGGAAAAACCTGGACTTGTTGTAGCAAATGTGAAGGGGAAGTACCACAACCCGGAACGCTTCTGCTCCATCTGCGACGCCAGCTTCAACAACCCGCTCATGGCACAGCAGCACTACAAGGGCAGAAAGCACAAAAAACGAATGACGCGGGCCAAGCTGATGGAGACGTACGGCTTCTCCTCCGCACAAA CTCCCACACTGTTGAGCTTCAAGTGCGTCGCCTGCAACATCGAGGTCAACTCTATTAGTCAGTACCAGTCTCATCTAAGCGGTGCCAAACACAGGAATCA gATGAAGAAATCAGGTGGGAAGAACACGACGGAAAACCAGCAGTCACCAGAACACACGCAAGGAGGCAGCGAGCCCATGGACGACCAGTACACACCTGCAGACGACCGGTACACACCTGCAAACGACCAGTACACACCTGCAAACGACCGGTACACACCTGCAGATGATGAGTACACACCTGCAGACGGCCGGTACACACCTGCTAACGACCGGTACACACCTGCAAACGTCCGGTACACACCTGCGGACAATCGATACACACCTGCTGACGACCACAAGACACCTGTGAACAACCGCTACACTTCTTTGGACGACCAGTACACACCTGGAGACGACCAGTACACACCTGGAGACGACCAGTACACACCTGGAGACGACCAGTACACACCTGGAGACGACCAGTACACACTTGCAGATGACCAGTATGGTTCTGACGAAGAGCAGTACTGCATTGAGGATGAACAGTGTGCCGTTCCTTACCAGTACACCCTCGAAGACGGCGAGTTCTCCGAGCTGCCGCAGtacacctga